The following DNA comes from Mycobacteriales bacterium.
GCCGGGCCAGCAGCTCCGCCCCGTCCGGCGGCACCGAGCCTGCCTCGACCAGTTCGGCGAGCGAGAACACCCGGGTCCGCGCGACGCGCAGCGACAGGCAGGTGCCGCCGGGAGAGACCGGCGGCAGCACCGCGTGCAGCCGCACGCCATCGGGCAGCCTGGCATCGACCCACGGCTGCGCGTCGTCCAGCCGTCGGCCGGTCGGCGCGGCCAGCCGCTGCGCGAGCCGGCGCACCGCCAGGTCGTCCGGAAAGCGCACCGCCGCCCGCTCGAGACCGGCACCGCGGTCGACCCACACCTCGTCCGGCGCGTTGACCAGCACGTCGGTGACGGCGGGGTCGCGAAGCAGCGGCTCGAGCGGCCCCGCTCCCACGATCTCGCTCTGCAGCAGCCGCAGCACCGGCAGCAACTCCGCGTCGCCCCGCAGCGCCCCGCCCTCCTCGCGCAGCGCGACCGCCACGGCGGCAGCGGTCGGTGCCGCCCCCGAGGCGGCCACCCGCCGGCGCACCCGGTCGAGCAGACCGGCCTCGAGCACGGTCACGCGGCCACCCGGCCCAGTGACGGGAGCAGCTCGTCCAGCAGCCGGGTGCAGGCCACCGACAGCGGTCCGCGGCCGCGCAGGGCCGGTGCCTCGCCGTGCTCGAGGGCGAGCGCGAGGCCGGGCTCGGGCCGCAGCTCGGCCAGCAGCGGCAAGCCGAGCGCCCGGGCCACCTGGTCACCGCCCAGCCCGGACGGGGACGGCCCGCGGGTCACCAGCCGCAGATCGGCGCACAGGCCGGCCAGCGCGGAGGCCACGCGCGCGGCGGCGGCAGCCGCGCGTACCTCCGTCGGGACGACGAGCAGCACGGTGGTCGCCACGGCCAACACCGCCCTGCCGGAAGCGTCCAGCGAGCGGGGCAGGTCGACCACCACCAGCTCATGGGCCCGCCGCCCGGCGGTCAGCACCGCCTGCAGCGCCTCGACCGGGAGGTCCTCGGCCGTCCCCCGGTCCCAGGACAGCACCGGCAGACCCTGCATCCGCGGGAGTGCGCCGGTGAGCGCCGCCGCAGGCACCCGGCCACGGGTCGACACCAGGCCGGGCCAACGCAGGCCCGGGTCCCGCTCACCGCCGAAGACCAGGTCGATGCCGCCACCGAGCGGGTCGCCGTCGACGAGCAGCGCCGCCCGCCCGGCGCGGCCGGCCGTGACCGCCAGAGCACAGGCGAGGGTGGTCGCACCGGCCCCGCCGCGCCCGCCGAGCACCGCCACCAGCGCGCCTTCGCCGCCCCCGTCCTCGGCCGCGTCGGTGAACCGCTCGACCAGCCAGCGCTCGGCGTCGGGCAGGAAGACGACGTGCTCGGCGCCGACCTGGACCGCGCGCTGCCAGATCCCGGCGTCGTCGAGGTCGCGGCCGAGCAGGACGACGCCGGGCCGCCGCGGAAGCCGCAGGCGGTCAGCCCCGGCAAGCGCGTCGGCGGCCAACACCACGAAGGGCGCGGCAGACCAGGCCCCGCGAGCCGCCCCGGCATCGGCGGCGACGTCCAGCTCGACGCCGGCAGCGGCGGCGAGTCGGAGCAGCTCGTCGAGCACGTCGGGATCACCGGTGATGACCAGGCAGCGAGCGGGCACGGTGGCCTCCGCGGTGCGGGCGCCGACCTGCTGCGGCGCGAGGTCGCCCAGCCCAGCCGACGGACCGCGTGCCGGACGAGGGCGAGCCGTCGCCTGTGGATCGCCACCGGCCGTCCACAGGCAGGCTGGACACACGGACAAGCCCAAGCTGGACACCACAGACAGGCTGGATCCTCAGGCACCTGCGCCGGCCGGGTGGGCGCACCGGCCCTGAACACGCGGACGACCCC
Coding sequences within:
- the ssd gene encoding septum site-determining protein Ssd, producing the protein MPARCLVITGDPDVLDELLRLAAAAGVELDVAADAGAARGAWSAAPFVVLAADALAGADRLRLPRRPGVVLLGRDLDDAGIWQRAVQVGAEHVVFLPDAERWLVERFTDAAEDGGGEGALVAVLGGRGGAGATTLACALAVTAGRAGRAALLVDGDPLGGGIDLVFGGERDPGLRWPGLVSTRGRVPAAALTGALPRMQGLPVLSWDRGTAEDLPVEALQAVLTAGRRAHELVVVDLPRSLDASGRAVLAVATTVLLVVPTEVRAAAAAARVASALAGLCADLRLVTRGPSPSGLGGDQVARALGLPLLAELRPEPGLALALEHGEAPALRGRGPLSVACTRLLDELLPSLGRVAA